The Schistocerca nitens isolate TAMUIC-IGC-003100 chromosome 2, iqSchNite1.1, whole genome shotgun sequence nucleotide sequence ATACAAGTTTTTATATAAGAATACAGGCCTTTTCATGGGTTTCATTTGTAATGGGGTGAAATTTCCATGCTCAGTAGCTGAGCCAAATTAGCAACCATCCAAATTATATCTCCAAAGTCATTTACTTCACATGAGGAGTACTGAAAGAAATGATGCATATTAATTGCTAATATGTGTCGTTTTATTGTTTTGCCCAAGATTCTTTCAAGCATACACAGCAGTTTGCAGTCTGTCGTGGCATCTCAGAGCTATTTTCTTGGCAAGTAGCAAATGATGGATGCTGACCACTAATCATATTGTAGAAGAGTCCCTAAAGAGTACCTagaattaataaacaaaacttaccCCTAATAAAAAAGCTAATGGCTCTGGTATCCACATTTGCGATatttaatgcattggaaaaattgccTGGAATTCTTGTTGTACCTCTCTGCTTCAACTTGTCTAATAAACCGGTTTGATATAATATTTTGTCTGTTCTCAAGATTTGCTTTGTCTCCTTTCTGATGTTGAGAGAATGTTACCTCTTCTGCTCATTCTCTGTCAGCCAGTCACTCCTCCctcatcttccttctcttttctcAAGCCTTGTGGCATGTCTGATTGAACCATCCTCTCTTCTTTCATGTAAATATATCCTCTGCTATACTTAGTACCGTGACCTTAATGTCTTTCCACTTTTCTTCTACGTTCTCTCTTGATTCTAGGTTTTTGAGGGCCCCCAAAACAGTTTTTGATTTCTGTACCCTATTGTTCTTTAAATGCACTTTCTCACTGTTTTCTGACATTCAGAGCAGGTTCTGCTGTCTCCCTCTTCTTCCTATACATGTAGATGAACATAAATTTAAGTCTACACACAATCAGAAAGTGGTGTGATACACAGTCGGCTTCTGGATACGACCTGATGTCTCTGTCTCTATGGCTATAGTGCTTGTCCATTAACGTGCAATCAATCTGGTTGGTAGTTCTTGCATCCGGTGAGCACCACGTTCCCTTATGTATTCTCTTATGTTTGAAATCAGTCAGTCTTACTCTCAGGTTCTTTGAGATAGTCAAGTTGTTCACCCTCTGACCATTCTCATTGGTAATGTCGTGCAAACTGTGCCTTCCTATAGTTGGTGTATAAAATTCTTTTTTTCATGCTTTtctattaaaatctctcaaaatctcttgatatttctagttggtgtgctctcagttgtttgttctaattgttcataGAACTCTTTCTTTTCCTCATCTGTGTTATCCTCTGTTGGGGCATGAAGATTGATAAGTGTGATGTCTGTTACTTGGTTTCTGAGTACTGTGTTGGATATTCTTTTGTGAACAGCTTTGAATTCTGTAACTGAATTTGCTACTTTGTCATGTGTCACAACACCAGTGATGAATTCATGTTTATCCACACACCCACCATAAAATAGTACATATCCATCTTCTTTATGAGTACCCTCACCCAGCCATCTTGTCTCTTGTACTGCCACTGCAGATTTGCTTGCATGTATTTTCAAAAGACCACACGTGCGGCAGTGTTAGATCATCTGCAGAGGGcccctcatgtgtgtgtgtgtgtgtgtgtgtgtgtgtgtgtgtgacagagagagagagagagagagagagagagagagagagagagagagagagagagagctctattTATGACTAGCTGAACTACGCTCAGCCTCGTTCTATATGTGTATTCTATACATGTATTGCTACAGCTCTTTGTGTACGTAATTGGTTCCTGCTGAATGTTACTTAAATACTGTGTTCAAGTTGTAAATGCTTCCACAGAACGAAGTTGTGTTCAATCCAGTGGTTGTGTTGTACTTATACCTAATTACAATGTGATTGGCGACAAGTGTGATCCTGTTCAAAATACTACTGTAAGTGCACCCATGTTATTGCACCCCGGATTGAGTTTTACCACTGTAGGAAACAAGAACATCAATCCTATCAATTATAGGCAGCTGAACTCCGTGAGTTATGTCATTGTCATTTTGTATCCGATGTACATAAAGAGTATACTGATCAGATGGTGAGAGATGCTATCACTCATTTAGTAAACAGCAAAGTACATGTTCCATGCTCCCATCCTGCTCTTATTGTTTCATTTACCATGAGTGTCTAGATTGCCCAaaatgctttgctacctgtcacaaTTGCAACAGTTGTTTGTAATGCAGAAATTCAGCACAACAGTCCTGATGTGGGTATGGATGTAAACATTGCATCGGCTCTTCATTGATGATGTGTTTTTTCGTAAAGTTCTGCACATGCAGATGGTTACAGGAGCTGTGGCAACCTCAGTAAACTCACAACTTATAAGGACTTAGACTCCTCTCTGCTTCTCCCTGTGTCCCAAAAGACAGTAAATTACAATAAACAGGGTATTCCTATCCTCAGCCAATTCTCACCCCAGTGACCTACAAGTCAGTAGTCCAGTCACATttcttgtttgcagataatgcgtGTATGGAGAATCATTTTGGGTTAGatacttttaagttgtttggttttacCATTTCAGATGAAGTGAATTTATTGCCTGAATAAGTGCTGTGTACACAGTAAGATGCATTATGTTCTGAGTTTTTCTCTTTATTCTCTTCTGGCTTGGGGTGTGCCAACAGTTTCCAAGTGTGCATTACCATGAAAcctgctcagcctcgattttttccaggcTCGTCCATTTGCAGTGGTACTCGGGAACAAGTCAAAGATGAATTAGATCACCTCAGGGAATCTGGCATTGTTCAACATATTGCATTAAGTGAGTGGTCTGCCCCCTTGGTTATAATAAAGAAACGGTTAGGCCAGTTATGCCTTTGTGGcaattttaagttttctgtgaACACAGTCTATAGCAGATACATATCTGATACTGTGCTCAGACGAACTCTTTGCAAAGTTGTCAGGTGATCAGTATTTCTCACAAATTGACTTGTCTGGTGCCTATTTACAACTTCCTTTAGCATCGGAGTCACAATGTATGTTAGTTCACCGATACTTGCGGTTGCCTTTTAGAGTTGCCAGTGCTCTTgctatttttcaatgtttttttggAACATCTTAAAGTGTCTGTGCCGGGTTGTGCACACTGTTTGGATGACATTGTAGTTTCCCATGCCTCCACTGAGGAAAATTGTCCAAATCTctggtgtctttttttttcttgtcctcCAAGCGGCCAGGTTGAAGTGTAATTtagaaaaatgtcaattttttttcaaccTTCAATTGTTTATCTTGGTTTGAAGTTTCTCGCAAGCGTCTCAAGCCCCTGAATCAACATGTTTCTGCTATTGTGTCACTTCCATGCTGTATGTCGGAAAGAGAACTTCAGGTTTTTTCCAGACAAAGTTGCCTGCTACCATAAATTTTTACTTGGGGCAGTGACAGTTGTGCAGCCATTACACGGGTAGCTGTGCAAAAGGACTCAGTTTTTCTGGTTGCTGGCTTGCAAAACGCCATTTTCCACCCTTAAGACCATGTTGCAGTCTGCAACCTGCTTAGTGACATCCCAACCAGACCTCCACCTGGTTCTTGCAATGGGCGCTTCACAGTTCGGTTTGGGGGCAGTACTGGTTCACATGTATCCCAATGCCTCTGAGCGGCCTATTGCTTATGCCTCACAAATACTGATTACTGCTCAAGCTAGGTAATCTCAGAAAGAAAAGGAAGCTTTGGCCGTTGTTTCTCTATATGGTATCAAATTCTACCTTGTCACTGATCATAACCTATTGGTTTCCTTGTTCCGTCCTTCTGTGTTGTTACCAGATATAGCAGCACATTGCAGATTTGGTTCCACCCTACGAATCAGCATGCAAATACTGATGCTTTGTCCCACCTGCTGGCCTGCCTGGACCCAGGATTTGATCCGTGGGAATTGCTTCGTTTCCACATTGATGTTGTTGCACAGCTGATGGTTTTCCTGTAACTAGCTCATGGATCGCATAGGCTGTAGCTTCGGATCCCGTTGTGTGGCAGGTAACACATTAGTACAACATGATTGGCCAGATTCACCACCTTCTTGTGTGTTCAACGTGCTCCATAATTATTACATCTTTTGACATCGGTCCTCTGTTGTGGATGGTGTTCTGCTTTTAGGCACGGATCGCAAAGCCTGTCAGGTAGTGATCCACCTCAGTGCTTCTTTTGAAGGTTCTCCACGTATTCCATAGAGAATTTACAGGTCATTGGGGTGTATCAcacacaaaagtgttggctcattgATACATGCTTTGGCCCGGCTTGGAAGGTGACGTTACCCACATGGTTGCCTCCTCTTCACAGTGTGCGATGCACCGAGCAACTTCCTGCATGTCGTCGTCTCTATTTGACCTGACACTGTTAACTGCATGGGACCTTATACTTGTGGATTTTACTGGCTCCTTTCTCAATGTTTATTGGCTGTTGCTTGTTGTTGCATATTCTCATTTTCCGTGTGTTGTTTGTTGTGTTTCTACATCCGCAACAGCCACCATCACAGCCGTGTCCAAAATTTTTTCACTTGAAGGCTTTTTGTAAGTGTGATTCCCATGGTATCCGTCACATCCTTTCCCCGCCATTCCATCCACAATCTAACGGTGAGGCAGAACGCCTTGTGTGAACATTCAAAATTCAGATGAAAATGTATGTTTCCAACTGTTCATCTGATGTTGCCTTAGATCAGTTTATCAACCCGTGCAGCTGCCGCACCTCTTCCAGCTGGGTGCGGCTATCCGGGTGTGTAGTTTTGGATGtcaccctaaatggattccagatGTCATCCCAGATACCACGGGAGGCATCTCTGCAACATCCATATGGAGGACAGCCTATGCTTGAGGCACCATGATCAGCTTCATGTTTGCATGGATGGCCGGGTGCGCCCTGATCACCTCCGAGCCCTTCCTCTTCAGGCACCACGTCACACGTTGCTACTAGTTCCCCACTCCCGTGCAGGTGAGGGCATCCATCCTCAGTGGCCGAATCAGCAGTTCCTTTATTGCTTCTGACACAATCATCAAGGATTCCATTACCCATTCCTGAGCAACTGCTGATACAAGTATCAACAGCACTGTGAACAACATCGCCAAAGCCAAAGCCCGAAGTCAACATGGAAACAGCCCCAGTGTCGCCAGTGTTGCCATATTATTTGATATGGGAAGGTAGGCACAGAATGTATCTGCACTCGAAGCACTTCAGACTGTACACTCCCATTGCTTCTCACTACCTTAGCCAGAGCCCAGTGGACaaggagtgagtgagagagagagagagagagagagagagagagagagagagatcactgtCAGAGCCTGCCATGGTCCTAGTTTATATAAGACCAGCCAAGCTACGCTCAGCCTCTGTTCTCTATGTGTATCGCTACAGCTTTTTGTGTACATAATTTGTTCCTGTTGAATCATACATAAATACTCTGTTCAAGTTATTACCAATTCTGTGGAATAAAGTTGTGTTCTGTCTACTGGTTGTGTTGTACTTATACCTAGTTACAACAGCAACCAAGTCCAGTTTCTATCATTAAATTTTTGAGACCATAGTCTGGATGGTTCCTGGTCTATGTAGGCTTTGAACATTCCATAACCCATAATTTACATTTACAAATTATAGGCTGTTTTTCCTGCACACATTTCATCTTCCATTGTATCTTTCCATGGCCGAGGCAAGTTTGTGTTTCCTAAAATAGACTTTTTTTATGGGATTAGGTTGTTAGCTCACCTTAATCCAGCTTGGAAAGTGCAATGGCTGTGCTAAGGTAACTGACCCCAGGTGGAATTCTTCTTGATGTACTATAAACAATTTGAGGGGTAAAGATAACAACGCACTGAATAAAGAATGCACACTCCCCTGTGCatctgctcacacacacacacacacacacacacacacacacacacactactacagCTACATTGTACTGTACTTAAATCACACATGAATAATGTAATAATAAATTTAAGAGTGTAAAACATGCTGCAGTGGTGTGGATATGATTACAGCAAAAATTCTATAAGGACAAGGCAGTATGAACCATTTCAAATTGGAAATCTGCATTAACTGTCAGTGCTACAGAGTTTAGTAAAAGCTATTGATTGTGGTAATTATTGACTGATGTTAGACCTCTCTAGGTACATATATTTAAGTGTCAACATGATGTAGTTTAATTCAACATATGTAATGTTTTGGATTGGTTGCTAACACTATGCACCTTCATTCAGGTGTTCCAGATGATTGTGACACTCTTGAATTTGGTTGTAACGATGACAATATGAAGCCTGAGGACACATTTTTTGATGATGTGATTGGGCATATTGAAGATGTGTTAGTGGGTAATGAATTTTCTGATAGTATTCTCTTGGCTTacaattgttttaattaattttcatggcTTGTATTTTAGATAGCAGGCATTATGAATATATATGGCACTAGTGTTTTGACTATTTTTGTTTTTAACATTTCAGACCAAGAATTTCAAGACATGCAGAAATCATTCATGGAGAAATATTGGCAGGAATTTCATGAGGGAGAGGAAAACAAACTATGCTACATGGATATTTTTAAAGAATATGTAAGTAAAATATTTTCTAAGTCTAAAGTCATTTCTGGAATGTTTGTTGGTGAATGAACGCATCTCAATTGAAAGAATATCACAATAAGCAGAAGATATTGTATGGGAGTTTTCTTGTGTTATTAAAGTGAATTAGTTTGTGTACATTTGTGTTGTTTATTTTCAATGCAGTTTGATGTTCTTTGACACACAATTTTCATGCTGGGGAAATGGCAGTTCATGTGATAGTCGTTACTGTGCCATTCTTGTTGTACCTGTGCACAGTGACAGAAAGAAATGTAacacatttatttaattttcatgCCCGTCAtccaattttgaaaagaaaatggtAGAAACAGCCTGTGGTGAGTTTATTTTCTGAAAAGAGAATGCGTTAGGAAACATTTCAATAGCAACTCATCTCATTTGTCCATTGAACCTCTGAGAAGACACATTTTATAATGAAATCTAGGGTAATAACTTTAAAAGGATTGAGTTGGCAAGactttgaaacaaattaaattgtCCTGTTATTTCTTTCTATAGGGAAACCAGAGAGATTACTAGTTTGGTGGTTaacatgttgttcctgaagagcAGCAGcaactttttcagtagttgcaagggcaagagCCTGGATAATTaagtgatctggcattgtaacagcaGCCAACATTACTTTGCTATATTGGTATTGAAAACAAGTagaaactacagccattatatttcccgaggacatgcaagtCTACTGTAGGACTTAATTATGGTGGCATCCGTGTGGGTAAAATATTGTGAAGGTAAAATATTTCCCCAGTCAGATCTCTAAGAGGTGACTGTGCAGGAGGAGGTCATCATGAGGAAAGATGAAACTGGTGTTCTTCAAGTTGGAGCACGGGATGTTGGAGACTATAATTGAGTGGGTAAGTGGGTAGAacaacattaaaaagaaaaattgATAGGCTTAAGTTAAAACAGTTGTAATTAGTGAAATGTGATTTCAGAAAGAACATGATTTATGGACAGGTGAGCACAGGATTATCgacacaaaatcaaattggggtaatgtcAGAGTAGGTctgacaataaataataaaagaggagTGTAGATGTGCCATTATGAATTGCATAGTACAAATATCATTGTAACCAAGATAGTATCAAAATCAGTACCCATCActatagtgcaagtttatatgcctactatctCCAAACATGATGGAGA carries:
- the LOC126237030 gene encoding ADP-ribosylation factor-like protein 2-binding protein isoform X4 yields the protein MGRVLNRRHCCPKERRLLVTISYSSRLLLHSATGVPDDCDTLEFGCNDDNMKPEDTFFDDVIGHIEDVLVDQEFQDMQKSFMEKYWQEFHEGEENKLCYMDIFKEYGDLIENHIENYLANRIPHFSMQNFIEELQLKKELWKIC